A window of Salmo trutta chromosome 33, fSalTru1.1, whole genome shotgun sequence genomic DNA:
GATGGTGGATGAGATGATCAACTCCAGCCCTCCTAACTACAGTTTCCCAGACGCCGGCCTGCGCATCATGATCACCAACCATTTTGGCCCCAAGACACGACTCCGCATGGCCAGCCGCCTCATCATCAATGAGGTGGGCGAGGTCACTGGGGTcaagggttaggggtcagaggatACAGGGTCAGTCAGGTGGGTCAGGCTGAGGAGCTTTGGCACAGAACCCAGATATGTAGTTGTTACAGAAGGGGTTAAAGTTTCCCAAGGGGTTGACTTTTTACATTGGATAGAAGCCGGGCCAATTGGAGAGGAGCTCAGTTAAAGTGATTTACTTAGAAGTGTAGAACGTTTGGCCAATCAGAGATTAGAGAGAAACTACAGTGTAAGACGATATGCTTTTGTGGAAAGGCCTACTAGAGAGAAGTACAGTTTAGAACAATTTACTGTTGTAGAAAGCTAGGAGAGAAGTACAGTTTAGAGTGATAACTAGCCCACTTAAGTTTTGATAGGTGGCCTGCATGCTTCAATCGTACTTGGCACATCATATAATCACTGTATGTGTCTCTATTGGTCAAAATATCCTGGGGGATATTCATCATACTTTACAAGTTCATAAAGTCATtgctcagagtgtgtgtgtgtgtgtgtgtgtgtgtgtgtgtgtgtgtgtgtgtgtgtgtgtgtgtgtgtgtgtgtgtgtgtgtgtgtgtgtgtgtgtgcgtgtgcgtgcgtgcgtgcgtgtgtgtttgcgtgcatgcGTGAGCAGCAACAGAGGCTGGTGCAGGCGTCTAACGGTGTGGACAACGAAACTATGGTGATCACTGATGGTAAACCTGAGACCTTGGAGAACGGCACCATACCAGAGGACAAGACtgctgaggaagaggagggagaagccCTGAATTCACCCTTCATCATCCCTGGTGGGTGGGTGTATGCGTGCCTGCATGCATGTATGGGTGTAATAACTTCCATTACATTGGTTGGTACACCAATAAACTACTTTCACACCCTACTCAAACTGAACCCTCACCCCCTTTTTTGTAAGGAACATGAGCTGCTATTTCTGGTTCCCTCCACCAGGGGGCTGCATGGAGAAGGTGAAGTGGCTGATCTCCTGGCCCATCCTGCTGCTACTCTACTTCACTGTGCCAAACTGTGCCAAGCCTCGCTGGGAACGCTTCTTCAtgctctccttcttcctctccacCGTGTGGATCGCCGTCTTCTCCTACTTCATGGTCTGGATGGTGAGACACGTTGGAGATTCTTTAGAGCTTACGTGTCTCTGTCGTTTTGTGGGAGACGCAAAGAAACGTTTGATTGTTTTCGTGAGTTGAAAAGTCCCAACTTTATAGAAATGGTCAGTGACGAGATTCCACGATAACCAATCGGGTAGGGAAGCTCTCTCCTCTAGTCGTTAGCAAGCTTTGACACTGTGCTGGATATACTACGAACCATGCTACCATGCGTTTTGCATGCTATTTGGAAGATTTCTGTCTAATCTGTTacatgtgtgactgtgtgtgcagGTCACCATAATTGGCTACACTCTGGGCATCCCTGATGTGATTATGGGCATCACCTTCCTGGCAGCTGGCACCAGTGTCCCCGACTGTATCGCCAGCCTTATTGTTGCTCGTCAAGGTACAGcaccactctcccccctctctctctctctcatcttcacATTTTTGAGTACAGTACCAGTGTACAGTATACTTTATGGTCTCTACAGGATTTTCCATATCTTAATATCTTAATCTCGATCTCTCTCTAGGTCTTGGGGATATGGCGGTTTCCAACACCATTGGTAGTAATGTCTTTGATATCTTGGTGGGACTGGGGCTCCCCTGGGCGATACAGACTATGGCTGTGGACTATGGCTCTGAGGTAAAGGAAGCACATCCAGGAACTGTTTGCCCTCATGCCTCTTGATCTCGATCTAGACCTCAGATTATTtatctcactccctctctatctctccctctctctccctccctctccacctctccctctctctctctctctctctctctataggtgatGATCAACAGCAGAGGGCTGCTCTACTCTGTGGTGCTGCTTCTTGGCTCTGTGTTTCTGACAGTGagttaaatgagatatttctcaATTTTGAACcttgcactctctctcccactctctgtgtgtgtgtgtgtgtctttctctgtcccttcctctccctctcccatgatCTCTGTCTCTTACactgtttcctctctccctctgtgccctGCAGGTTCTGGGGATCCATGTGAATCATTGGAAGTTGGACCTGAAGCTGGGTGTGTACGTGCTGGTGATGTACGTCATATTCCTGTGTTTCTCCATCATGATCGAGTACAACGTCTTCACCTTCGTCAATCTGCCCATGTGTCTGGAGCAGCTGTAGGACGGCCACTGGACCAGAACAGAAGTCCCTGCTGAGTTATAGACTCACACAGCCCTCTGGATCTAAACTTAATCACTAACTAACACAATCATTTCTATAATTTTACATTCCCACATACACTTCTTTTACACACCCCTTTCCCATTCCAGACGTAATTGTCTGCTCTTACTATACCCCTTTTTACATTCCTTCACTATCTATCCACATTGTACAGTTCCCTAGATCTTTACATTCATCCAAAATATCCTGTCTCCCAAACAACACCACCTACACATGCTTTTGTGCTGTCAATTAGAGGAGGAGATACCAACAGAACCGTATGGATTCTCCTTACTAACTCAGAGGAACGGGTGGCTACTCTGTCTTTCCCTGCAGAGCGCATCTCACCATCAGAAGGAAAGAAACACAGCTCACCTCTAAACAGAACCCACCTGGTTGAAACTCTCCTAGTCTCCACAACATAACCCTGGACCACCATGACACTACCTTCCTCCTCTGTTTGTATCTCATCCGGTCTGGGAGTTTTTTTTTGGTCAGGCATCTCACCGGCATCCAACCCTACTAAAGAAAAGGACCTGAGCTGCCCTCCGTATATTTATGAATTCTTCATTTATTGCCATTTTGATTTATTCTATTATCGTCTTTCTTTGGAAGGAAAACGAACATGCATTTCATGAACATATTGCACTTTAGATGTTTCGTGTGAAAATAATTAGAGTATATATATGgcatataatatattatatttttaCGGTTCAACGTTCTAGTTCCTCCTTTGTGTGGTGCAGCAgtaaggagagaaagggagaaggcagcatcctctctctctctctctctctggcagggagaggagagtcCAGGGGAGAACCTGTGTTTCTTCTGTTTCTGGACACTCTCCAACTGCAAGAAACTGCTGACCAAGACAAGACTGATACGCCATGTTCCGTATTTGAGTGTGAGTGGAAGTAGGTGAGAGATTGCAAGAAAGGGAGGGGAGTGTCTATTAGTATTCAGCTCCACTGTGGAGAGGAGAAAACCTCTTGGGAGACTGTGTCCCCCTTGGTACTTGGTGGATGATGATTTTACAGATAGCTCGAGTGTACAGTGAACAGGACTTGGGCCCTTTGGCTGAGGAAAAGCATggatttattttggcatactgtTGGAGGTTCCAGAGCCAGGCTCGTCCACCTGAGTCATGTTGATttgtttcaacaacaaaaaatattgtgTATTTGATATCTTCAGCTCCTAACAAGGCCAATGCTTGTACTCTGTTCAGTTCCCTCTACTCTCTGtgcaccagtctgtctgtctcagagggCTGAAGAGCTGCTGCTGCCCCCCAGTGGTCTAAACAGAGTGGATCCCTATGCCACTGGCTGTGGTTGCTATGAGAGAGTATTATTGTGACACAAACCAGGAAGGATACGACCACGACTGGGACCATGGATGTGCTGCACAATGGCACACTTatttatgttgtgtgtgtgtgtgtgtgtgtttatgtaaataTGACCCGTCATGCACAAGCTGAGGTCCTCTCGTTGTGATCCCAGTGCTTCTTTTCTTCTGCCAGTCGGGCAAGGTGGGATGCAGTTCCTGCGTAAATGTTTTAAACtgcttccttctctcccccttaccctgccccaaatcatccttctcctcctccttcgcctcctcctggctctctctttctctgtgattATGTCTTCTCTAAATGCATGATGGGACGCGAGGCAGTGTTTATTTATTGCTCCCCCAGAGCAGAAGCTTAGCGGGATGGGATAGGATCATCACCCTGTTCGTCCATCCGTCGACCTCCAAATATTGGCAGCTACGAGTCGATTCGCCCTCTGCCCATTTGACTGACTTCTTGACCTCGTTATGGGTCGTGTTCATCGGGGCACACAAAGGAAAACATTTTGAAACTAAAAGGAACATTTCTTATAGGATAAGTGTTTAGTAGGTgctccctgtttcagtcagttttcttctctttggtgcctaatgaacacaacccagttcAGAGGTCGCTGTGGGAACAGAGGGTGGAGACTGTATCAGTGTCAGTCGTGAGTGTGTAGGGTGTTGGTGGTGTATCAGTGTTGAAAAGTGTTGTCACTGTTTTCTGTGTTGAAAAGCAGACATTGGATGCAGTGTGtggtatatataatataaacacATGTATGCAATCTCAATAAAAAGAGGACCAGGTAAGGATGATACAGCATATTATGCATTACAAATTGTTTTATTGAAGATGCTGAAGGCATTGATACTATACAAGTACAAGCAAACActtatgcacacacaaacacacatgcacttgTCAAATGTTTACTCCATACTCACACATgcttacgcacgcacgcacgcacacacactctggtAGTTGCTGGTGCAATGACAAATGAACTCAACCCTGTTGTGTTATGTAATATATAATAAAATAtgctatttagcagatgcttttatccaaagcgacttacagtcatgcatgcatacacttTACATATGGGAATCGGACCcgctatcctggcgttgcaagcgtcaTGCTGGGATGGGAGCTCTACACCTGTATTTGTCTTGTGCAACTCTTCTGAACTCCAAGGACATTTTGAAAAGTA
This region includes:
- the slc24a4a gene encoding sodium/potassium/calcium exchanger 4a isoform X2; the encoded protein is MEPLPEQNCTMSKKSVIAKIFKVRKRRQMLFVQVCFICSILSLTWCMSALLTKTGHGLVLEQGLADTTNRLGRRLMAVDGDNDTLDKNCTEPAINEFPEDVFTTYQRTRGAVLLHIFAALYMFLALAIVCDDYFVMSLEKICEKLDLSEDVAGATFMAAGSSAPELFASIIGVFITHGDVGVGTIVGSAVFNILCIIGVCGIFAGQVVYLTKFAVFRDSLYYTLSVLALIAVIYDEKIVWWESLVLVLMYFGYILIMKFNTSIQNYFTGKEDKSLANGNTVISSELEDVKPTKMYSRGSVVMVDEMINSSPPNYSFPDAGLRIMITNHFGPKTRLRMASRLIINEQQRLVQASNGVDNETMVITDGKPETLENGTIPEDKTAEEEEGEALNSPFIIPGGCMEKVKWLISWPILLLLYFTVPNCAKPRWERFFMLSFFLSTVWIAVFSYFMVWMVTIIGYTLGIPDVIMGITFLAAGTSVPDCIASLIVARQGLGDMAVSNTIGSNVFDILVGLGLPWAIQTMAVDYGSEVMINSRGLLYSVVLLLGSVFLTVLGIHVNHWKLDLKLGVYVLVMYVIFLCFSIMIEYNVFTFVNLPMCLEQL